One Megachile rotundata isolate GNS110a chromosome 5, iyMegRotu1, whole genome shotgun sequence genomic region harbors:
- the Crz gene encoding corazonin — protein MVVTRILLFFVFSLTMTTVICQTFQYSHGWTNGKRSVSSMLEELVNSPSKNAAQLDNVLVNCELQKLRLLLQGNINSQVLQHVCDFYDSPKRNIPEIVVNEHFRRQSSSTSNNY, from the exons ATGGTCGTCACTCGCATCCTCCTCTTCTTCGTTTTCTCTTTGACGATGACGACAGTTATTTGCCAGACATTCCAATACAGCCATGGTTGGACGAACGGGAAGAGATCAGTATCTTCGATGTTAGAAGAACTCGTGAATTCCCCTAGCAAGAATGCAGCTCAATTAGACAATGTCCTTGTTAATTGTGAGCTACAGAAGCTGAGATTACTCCTTCAAGGAAATATTAACAGTCAA gtTCTGCAACATGTCTGTGACTTCTACGATTCCCCAAAGAGAAATATTCCTGAAATCGTGGTCAACGAACACTTTCGACGACAGTCATCTTCTACCagcaacaatta